The Arvicola amphibius chromosome 4, mArvAmp1.2, whole genome shotgun sequence genome includes the window gtttctctgcggctttagagcctgacctggagctagctcttgtagaccaggctggtctcgaactcacaccaccaccgcccggctaaaataaaatgttttaataaaatgttctcaTTAAAAAGAATCAAGCCCAAACAAAGATACATCAGCAAAACATGGaatcacaataaaatattttactgattcaccaggtggtggtggcacacgactttaatcccagcactcgggaggcagaggcaggtgggctctctgtgagttcaaggccagcctggtctacaagagctagttccaggacagacaccaaagctacacagagaaagcctgtctcgaaaaacaaaaaaattactgatTACTTTTATTTACTGTTACGTTCCTAAGATAAATTATACTAAGCCCTATGCTGAATTCACAAATAACAAGACAGAGCCTCGGGTGTGTGTGGTTAGAGGGTGCAGAGGGCAGGGCAACTCATCCCAAAGGACCATAATTAGTAAAATGACAAGGTAATATGTAGAAAGTGTGGGAGTAACAGCGGCACAAAGTGATTTGAACTTGTCTGGAGTCAGATGCAGTGCCGCCACCTGCTCAGTGTGAtcctgtgtgtatatgcctgaccTTTGTATGCCTGCTATCTTTCCGCCTGTCAGAAAAGGCTAATAACAGGCCTCACATCATAGAACTGGTGAAAGGAATAAATAAGATAAAGCAGATAAAAAGTGTGTGGCCTTAAGCACTCGATTAGCAGCTTCAAAGCACAATAAAATATTAGCTATTTCCAGATCCCCAGACCATTTgagaaaatgcacaaattaagaaaacatgggtttttgggtttttaagagacagggtttcgctgagtagccctggctatcctggaacttgctctgtagacaaggctggtctcaaactcgcagagatctatctgcctgcctgtgcctcccagtgctggcattaaaggcatgcaccaccactacctggcttggAACCCAGGCTTTTcatttgttggtttttattttttgagacagggtgtctgtcgctttgtagcccaggctgaccttgaactcaattTGTGGGACcaactattctggaactcacaacCCTGTCTCCTCagcttccttagtgctggaattacaggcatgtgccatcctaGGAGCCAGGCTTCTTTGGGGGTGTTGGGGAGACCTAATCCAAAGTGAGGCCCTGGGCATTTGTTCTAGAATGAGTATTCATAAATGTACtgaaaataatatgaatatttcactggctgtagtggtttatgcaggtaatctcagcactggggaggctgaggtaggcagCTGTATAtagagaccttgtatcaaaacaaaaaattcatatACTTTGCTGTAGAAGTATCAGTATGTTTGTTATGAATGTTGCCTCAGTCCAGCTGGAAGGGTTGTCTAAATTCTCAGTCGTGTGGTACCACTGGTTTTCAGGCAATTTTATGagactatatacacacacattctcatatTCGTGTCTGGAGGACGCGGTTTAAGGTCTTGTTCCGCTTagtcataaaattaattttcttattgcAAATCTCAGTATAGTTCTAAGAAATTCAGAATTCCAAACCCTTAATTCTAGTATTAGCGGGGAGAAAAAATACTGAGCTTGGAATCAACCTTGACGTTTGACTCTCCCTACCAAGCTGTCATTATCTCCAGGGCAATGCCTAGCAACAGCTCCTGACCATATGCAGGCCcttcataaataaaaactgagtAAACAGAAATGAGGTGGTGTTTCATTCGCAGGTTCTCATTCCGTTTTCCCTCTTGGTCCAGCCGCAGGCAGGGGGCAATAGTAGTCCTTAGTGGAAGAGAAGACGACGAGCCATGATCCATTTCAGAACCGTGGAGAAGCGAAGGACCCTAACTTAGTCAAGCTCTCCCTTAGAGCGTTCTACAGGGAGGCTGGACCTCTGTCCTACCCTAGAAGAGCATCCGATGGTCCCTCCCTTTAAAGGGATAAGCTGTggctctctccatcttctctgaaCTTCCTCCGCCCAGATCAACACTTGAACATGAAGCCTTCCACGGAGGTGGGCTGCCAGGGCCTGCGGAGGACAGCTGAACTAGCGCCAGCCTGGAACGACTAGTCCGCTaacccccgcccccagccctgGAGGACCGTGGGTGGACGCTCTGGCAGCACGCCTCTCTCTCGCTGGTCCGGGAGGAGGTGGGCGGAGCCAGCGCCGCCCGGGCTGGGGAAGCGGAGGGTGGGGACACTCTGGCCCGGCTCTCGGTGGTGCGGGGAGCAGCGGCCGCTCTGGTCGGCGGACGTGCTGCTGAGCAGTCCCGGAAGCGAAGCAGCGATGGCGGAGAGTCCGACCGAGGAGGCGGCGACGGCGACGGCTGGCGCCGGGGCGGCAGGCCCAGGGGCAAGCGGTGTTGCCGGTGTGGTCGGCGTTAGCGGGAGCAGCGGCGGCTTCGGGCCGCCTTTCCTGCCGGATGTgtgggcggcggcggcggcggcgggcggggCCGGGGGGCCGGGGAGCGGCCTGGCTCCGCTGCCAGGACTCCCGCCCTCGGCCGCTGCCCACGGGGCCGCGCTGCTTAGCCATTGGGACCCCACGCTCAGCTCGGACTGGGACGGCGAGCGGACCGCGCCTCAGTGTCTACTTCGGATCAAGCGGTGAGCCGGCGTTTTTCCTCCCTCAACCGGGAGCTCCGGGACTCGACCTTTcccgctccccctccccccaatcgGGGCTCACTCCCGCCTCATGTCTTCCAGGCCCAAACCCTGCCGGCCTCCGCTGACGGGGCTTTGgcgtctctctctccctccctctctctcctcagcactCAGCCCTGCACGCTCAAACTGAGCCACGGTGCCCTCGGGCCTACCCCGCCCCTTGGCGACCTCCGGTGAGCCTTGCGGCTCTGTTCTGGACGCCCTTTCCCTACCCCCTCCCATTCGCCCGTAACCCGACCCTTTTGCTCTTCGGTAACGTTGGGTCCCGCCCTTCGCGCCTCCTCTCTTCCTTACCCCACCAGCCTACCTAGAAGCTGCCCTCAGGCCCCACCCATAGGTCCCCCCTCATCTCTTCTGGAGCCCCGCTTGGGACATACTCTGCCTGCATTGCCTTGTTGCAGACTCAAgccagccttcttttttttttaccttaccTTTCCTCAAATCCCCACCATATGGTCCTTTCTCCAGGTCTAGATGGCCTTCCCGACTTTCCAGATCTTCTCTTGAACCCCTTTTCCAGTCTCCCCAAAGCTGCCCCACTCTCACACCTGTTCCGGAAACTCAGAGTTCCTCCCCTCTGCTAGTATCACTTTGGATTGTAATGTCCTATTCAAGAACTTTTCCCCCTGTATCTCCCCCCTGGATTATTGTCTGTCTGATTTACTTTTGTGAAGCAGATGCACTCTGTTCAAATATAGGAAACAAAAGGCCTATGGCCTTTCCGTGCTTATTTCTTGGGTGACTGATCTTAGATCGTATCGCTTCATAGATGAATGTGTTTTTGCAAAAGTGCTTACTTAGTGTAATACCTATTGCATGGGAAAGGGTAACCCTGTTGAACAGCTTCCTGATGACCAGACTTGACTCTCTTCATGCCCTTTATAGGCATTATCCTGAACATCCTAAGCCCCTTCAGGTATTTATTTGCCCACCTACATATTTTTCAAGTTTCTAATAAATAAACTACGCCGTGCGTTCAAAGGACCTGGTACGGTGCCTGACACAGAACAGCAACTTCACAGACATTGCCACCTCTAACTTCAACACAGAGTTCGACCCCGTGGCAGTTTGATGCCCTCAATCCTGATAACACCTTTGAGTTTGGCCCAAACATGTCTTCGCTCTGCTACCCTACCATGTCTCCGGACTTCCTCATAATTGACTTTTCCTTGAGCCAGTTCTCAGCTGATCCATTCTAGTTGATTAGATAATGACCTAGAAATTTCATTTATCCTGGTTACTAAATGTCATCTTCCAGATAGGAAATTCTGGTCATTTCAGAGggttcccttctccccaccatGAAGAACTCTATCCTGTTAGTTTCCTGGACACACAGACCATGGTGGACTTACTCCTGCAGTCTTCATGTGGTCTCCTTACCAGCAGAGGCCCACCATGTGGCTTTTGGAACAAGTTTAGGAGTAGACTTGATGCCTTCccaattacttttttaaaaatctctgtgcTCGGTTGTAGTGCCTGGAATCTGGGAAATAGATGGGAAGAGTTTCCATGTAGGAAGAAGTAAGTGGGATGTGGCTTTCCCAGGATGACATCTGTTTCTGATCCCATTGGGAtgctggcttattttttttctgctcagtgCCCCCCACCTCCAAGGAAACAATGCCCCTTTGATAATAATTTGCTCTCTGCCCGCCTGACGAGTATTCAGATGAGATTTCTCAGCCAACAAGACAGTGCAAACATTTGTGGTACCAAGCACCAATTTCTCGAAACCCCTGGGCTCACTGAAGTGATAATAGCTGTCCTGCTCCAgggtttttcccttttctctccttattCCTCCAACTTTTCTTGATGTTACACAGGGATATCATGTCCATATATAAGGAGCCTCCTCCAGGAATGTTCGTTGTACCTGACACTGTTGACATGACTAAGGTATGTAACGTGATGGGGTGGGGACGGGAATTATTGGAAAATTAGACTCGTAAAGTTGAAAGAGCCTAAAACATTATTTAGCTTTCCTCTTGTAATAGAGATGAAATCAAAAGCCCAAGGAAGTAAGTGGCTTGCCCAAAGTTGCAGTGAGAAGTGGAGCAGAATCTTAAGTAGGTCTGTTGTTAGGGTGCACACAGGTATTGTTGGGCTTGGAGAATCCTCAGATTGACAAGATGTGCCTCTTGTCCCATCTTAGATATTAACAGGCCACTCTTTCCCTCTCAAATGCTCTACCCTAGGTGATAAATTATGGTCACCCTATCCATTGTACCCCCAAGCTCTTGTTCCATCTTAGCATCTTGATTTTTACTATGGTACTGCAAGTCAGGTGCAGGGAAAGCTGGGGATGTGGTCATCTTGGTTTGTGGTAAAGGATCCTTTTCTAGATCCTAGATTTGGAGTATCTCCCTCCCCCAGAGACCTGTCCTCTCTTGTCCTCTACACAGAACACTTCCTACATAATGATCATATTTCTCTGGCATATATATCTAGGCTTCTCTATAACTGAATGTTCTCAGGAATGAATTTGGATATATGCTGTTGTTGAGTAGAAATCATATTTTCTAAATCTAATGTTTTAAGCAATAACTAATGAGTTCAGATTTCCTAAAGTAAAAAACTCagcttttgtattctttttattttaaattggtttccccctcctttttttttcccccacgtGTTTGGAAATGTTTTTTCCTGGGATATGGTGTCTCTAGTCAAATGCCAATCCCTGAGGCCTTAGAGTTGATGCCAGTTAACTTTACTATTTTCAGAGTTTGCAGACTAGAATGTAGCCTACTGTGTTGCCAGGACAAGGTAGGATTATAGATTGAGGCATGGGAGTGCAAGGTCCTTTCCCCTTTAGCTGTTATTCTGAGCATACTTAAGTCGTTAGAAGCCTTTGAAAAAGAGGTAGAATTGAGCCAACTCAGGTTTGCTTCTCTTCTTGAAGGGAGATTATGTCCAATAATTACAACTTGTGGAGGAAGAGAACTTAATGTTATGTTTTAAGGAATactgatagatatagatagatatacacatacatttttttttaaacagcagtGTTGGGGAGTTTTGGGGGatggtttgttttctgtaaatGTACTCCTGagttttcccatttttctttgtgtctctgacATGGAAGTGGTAGTTTGATCCTCTGGAGGAAGCAAGCAGACACCCTATGCATCCATTGTAGTTACCATTTCTGCGCTGTTATTGGTGCTGGTGCTGTAACCTCCAATCCCTTTCTTCCATTCATCTTACTTCCCCTTCCTATCATACAAACATGAGTAGAATTGTGTCATGCGTGCTTATGAAAAATGTTTACTGAGATGTTTGGATTTGTCAGTAAACATATGTATTAATTCCTTAAACATAAGAAAATGCTATTTTACAAGTTTAGGTTCTATTAATTGTCCATACACCAATCAGCGAGGTCTgatagggaaaaaaacaaaaccccaacctTTAAGGTAATATTGACAAGTGTAATTTTTCACCTCGGGCTTTAAGTTTTGAATATAACTCCAAGTGTGAGGCATGCTGCTGTCCCACTATAGTGAGATTCACTTAATTTGAAGACCCACTTATGGGAGTGGGCCCCAGGCAGTTCATTCTGTGTGGTGAGGACGTGGAATATGAACACCAGGCAATGCATGTTCCTGGTGTGGGTAGCAGGTGGAAGCCAGGAGGGGCTGTGGTGGGGCATCACCTCACAATTTTGagattttgagatggggttttatTTTGCAGATTCATGCATTGATCACAGGCCCATTTGACACTCCTTATGAAGGGGGTTTCTTCCTGTTCGTCTTTCGGTGTCCACCCGACTACCCCATCCACCCACCTCGGGTCAAACTGATGACAACGGGCAATAACACAGTGAGGTTTAACCCCAACTTCTACCGCAATGGGAAAGTCTGCTTGAGTATTCTAGGGTAAGAGGAGACTTCTAAGTGGCCAAGTTGTTATTTGCAAATAATTACTTTAGAGCAGCCATCGTCAACTGGGGTACCTCAGCTGAACCCATAGCATAAAAGTGGCCAATTCTTCAGTTCCCAGGATGGTTCCTGACTGGTGTCATTCTAGATGGAAAGGAGTAAAatcaaattattatatataaggAATGTCTTAAGAAGCGGTCTACAAGTGTGGTCCCTGAGCTGCCACAGCAGTATCTGCAGATTTGAAGGTCCCATTCTATGAGATGTGCCAGAAGTTTTGGGGCATGCTAGTGGTCTGCTTTTGGGGCTGTGCAGGTGATTATGCTGTACACTCCTTTGAGAACTAGTCCCTTAGAATATTAGGGTCTCGCTTTTTTCCATAAGGTTCGAGAATGACTCTAGGACTGTTGTATTCATGTAGTGGGTGTCTGATTGGAGTCTCTGAATGGGTGCCTTTGGAGGTGGTGGTGCTAATAATgattatgataaaataataattgaattttaaaaaaaatccgaGTTTGGAAATTATAGCAGTTATGAAACAGGTATCAAGTATACTCCCTGGGTGCTACTGGAATGTTGCTTTGTGGAGTTTTTACTCATTCTGTATCAGTTGCCTTTGTGAGTTTAAAATTCAGAATGAAGACTGTCTTGTAGCATGTTTTAGATTGTTCTTTTGTGATCCAGAGTTCCTTGAGGTAGAGAATAAATACGGACTGGATGTTAAGAAAGTCACCTAAACTGGTGATCCTGTTTGTTTCTTCCATCTAGCACATTTCTAGGTTTGTGTGAGAAAGGCAGCTAAAACATATTAGAGATATGGTTCGTATTTTTCTAGAATTCTCAAATCTAAGGCTATGATATACTATACTCTATACTGTTGATAGATGATAGTCTGGAAGTCCCTTTGAAGGAGAGTGCCCATAATAAGTCCTTCATCTTATTAGGCTACACAAGTGTCTCTGCTGGTGGgattgggtgtatgtgtgtgtcccttgGTAATATGACAACTGAGTCTTGGGGTTGGTGTGAAATTTGTTCCTGAAAGCGTCAGTAAGCTAACATGAAGCCATTTTGGATCCTTAAGAGCCATAGAAAGAGCAGGCAAAGAATGGTGGTGGAGTGAAAGGGACAGGAGTTTGTTGCATGGAAAAGACCCATCCAGAAATAGAAAACTTACAGTTAAGAATCATGGAGTAgaaaaattcttaatatttttagttGGCTACATTAGCTTTATTGGCTTACTTTCTTCTCTTCATACCTAGAAAGAACCATTGAGCAGACTGGCTGCTGAAAGAAATGGAatgagagctgaccctgttgactTGAATTCCTGTCCATGTAAAGTGGGGAATAGAAGGCAAAGTTGCTAGGGAACCGCTGGGAGAGAGCAACCTGTGAAGTTACTGTCTTGGGCCTTCCTCTAGTGTAGAAGAGAAAGGGCAGTGCTCAGTGAAATAAGCTAGTTTTGGCTCAGGTTGTGTTCCGCTTCTATCTCTCATGGCATCTTGTTTATTAATTGATCTAAAATAAATACCTACCATGCACGGTAGGGCTGATCTCTGTTAAGGCCAAGGCCAGTATGGTTTATGTACCAAGTTCTAGAACAGTTAAACAGTTAGCACATTGTAAGACCctacctccaaaaaaaaaaaaaaaaaaaaaagacactggtgTCCAGCTGACCCACTTCTTCAGTAATGCCTGATGTGGATGTGGTTTAGTTAGGAGTGGTGTcatgtgtgcctataatccctgggattgaggcagagacaggagggttgctTTTAAGTTggagaatagccagggctattcCAGGACCCAATCTAAAAAAAGATTGTGTGGGGTATTTTCCCTGGTATTCAACTTGATCTCCACATTGTGAAATGTACCACCTTCCTTTCTATGTTAGCAGAGTTGTGTATCTTCAGAGAATTTATCCTGCTTGGCTTGTTACAGAGCGGAGTCCCTGACCATGAACTTCAACGTGTAGCCTCATAGAGAGCAGCTTTAGCCACTTTTGTGCCTCTGATTAGCTGTTTTTCCTCCACCAACTCTGTCACCACCAATAAATGAATAAGCATTTTGAAGTCACAGGTTAACATTTAGACAACCTTTAGAGTTATTTTCATTAACTTGGATCCTTGTTTTGGTAGGGTAATCTTTCTTGGCTACTGTTTCTCTTCTAGCTCAAAGAAAGTCTTTTCAGAGTTGTCTTGCttgctctctgttttcttctgttctcagTTGATAGAAGGATGTAGGCCTTTGACTGTTCTGGTAAATGAGAGtaagacagaagctgggaatTTCCCAGGTATTAATAGTGAAAGAGAAACTTCTGGTGAGTCACTAATGATGGTGATACTGCTACTGTCAGGGTTCCCTGGCTGTTGTCTGCATCACCCTCTTCCCGTCCCTCTGTTGTGTTTGCAGTACATGGACTGGCCCTGCCTGGAGCCCAGCCCAGAGCATCTCTTCTGTGCTTATCTCCATCCAGTCCCTGATGACTGAAAATCCCTACCACAACGAGCCAGGCTTTGAACAGGTAAGGACTCTTAGGCTATGTGCTGAGGCCTGTAGTATCAGAGGCTATAGGTGCTCTGAGCTGCCTCTTgaaagtctttctctttttctactagGATAGTCCCACATAACACCAGTGTAGGAAAGAAAGGGAACTGACATGGATGCTCTTTATTtgcaagaattacagtaacagctgggcatggtaaagcatacctttgatcccagtacaaAGGttgcagaagcaggtagatttctgaagTGAAAGTAAGCAAGGTCTATGTAGCGATTTCTAGGCCAGGAGATTGTATAGTGTGACAccctgactaaaaaaaaaaaaagaagcctttaATCAAATGTATGTTATgtggtatacatgcatgcacatacgcacatggcatggaaggcagaagagggtcaCCTGAAGCTGAAGTTGCAAGAGATTGTGAGTTGCTAGATATGATTGCTGGAATCCAGACTctggccttctggaagagcagcaagtgctcttaactagcCCCCTAGACTAGATTTCCTTGCTCCAGTCTTTCCCAATACTGAGAATCACAAAAAAAGACCTGTGTCTTTCTCTAGCTGTCTATTATTTTGGAGATAGAAAGTGTACTATATTATTTGTGTAGTTAAAGGTACTAGTCGTGggtcaggtgatggtggcgcatgcctttgatccctgtactcaggaggcacaggcaggcgaatctctgagttcaaggccagcctggtctaccaaacaagttccaggacagctaggaatgttacacagagaaaccccgtcttaataaacaaaaaatgggagccgggcggtggtggcgcacgcctttaatcccggcactcgggaggcagaggcaggcggatctctgtgagttcgaggccagcctggtctacaagagctagttccaggacaggctctaaaaaagctgcagagaaaccctgtctcgaaaaaccaaaaaaagaaaaaagaaaaaaaaaaaatggggggggggctagTCATTAGTAAAGGCAAGAATATTCTAATTAGCATTgccaaaaaaaaagtcataggAAATGCACATTTACCAAAGGTAATGCTGTATGCCAGGCTGTGGTATTCCTATATATGTGTATTGTTTAATGTTTGTGCTAACTATAAGGTAAATATTGTCCTAATTTTCAAGTCAGGTGAtagaggattttgttttgtttgtttttcagatgaTCTGTGTAGTCCTTAACCTGTGTGTGTattatgcacatgcatgtttggGGTAGAACCCTATGGCCAAGTGCTGTATAACTTATTTACATATATCTAGCCCCcagtttttgactttttttttttttttttcctgaaacagggtttctctgtgtagctttggaacctgtcctgaaactagttcttgtagaccaggctgacctcaaactcacagagatccctgcttcttgaatgctgggattaaaattgcaCCAGCTGGTGGATCTgtgtccctctgcctcccaagtgctgggattaaaggcatgcaccaacaccacctggcaattttttaattctttttttgtttgaaaagttAAAAGGTTCTTTCTTTGATAACTTACAGTAGATAGTGATGGTGGGGTAGAGCCCTACAGACATGAAAAGGAATTAACCAGAAACCTCCAGTATTGTTCCCCATTTCATCCTTACTTAATAGGTCTTTTATTGAGACTCAGGATAATCTGATGGATCTGGTTTACTGGTTACAGTCATTTAACCTATAATAGAATGGCTGTTTTTATAGAGAGAGAGGCCAAGGGTCCGAGGCTTAGTTATTTGTTTTGGACCTATGATGGATAAGGTGTTCTTggactgtgtgtgtttatttgggtcaTGTACCCTGTACTAATCCTGAGTATCTTTGTACTAACTTTCTTTTTGACTAAATGGGTACTATGGCATCTTTCAAATTATAGGAAAGACATCCAGGAGACAGCAAAAACTATAATGAATGTATCCGGCATGAGACCATCAGAGTTGCCGTCTGTGACATGATGGAGGGCAAGTGCCCCTGCCCTGAACCCCTGCGGTATGTGCCACTGATGTCCATCTGTCTCGTACCTGTGAGGACCTTTGCATCAGATTCCACCGTTAATAAATAGAGAAAAGTAGAAAGAGGgaggattttatttattcatccatttatttatctgcctgtctgtcGTTCTGTCTgtcgatctatctatctacctacctacctacctatctatcttggTGGTGATGGGGCcaggggttcaagacagggtctctctgtgtaacaggctttcatagaactcgctttgtagaccaggctggccttgaactcactgagatccgcctgcctctgcctcctgagtactgggattagaggcgtgcgccactcttttttcctttcttttttttttttcttttttcttttttttttttagattttatttagttttatgtgcattggtgttttgtccaCATTCATATCTGTGTGAGACTGTAAGATtccctgaaactgtagttacagatagttgtgagctgccatgtgggtgctgggaattgaaccctagtcctctggaagagcagtcagtgctcttaaccatctaaccatctctgcagcccccttaattctttcttgtttgctttagatttttttgagacagggactcggtagctctggctatcctggaactcactatctagaCTAGACTGGTcgtaaactcac containing:
- the Ube2z gene encoding ubiquitin-conjugating enzyme E2 Z, which codes for MAESPTEEAATATAGAGAAGPGASGVAGVVGVSGSSGGFGPPFLPDVWAAAAAAGGAGGPGSGLAPLPGLPPSAAAHGAALLSHWDPTLSSDWDGERTAPQCLLRIKRDIMSIYKEPPPGMFVVPDTVDMTKIHALITGPFDTPYEGGFFLFVFRCPPDYPIHPPRVKLMTTGNNTVRFNPNFYRNGKVCLSILGTWTGPAWSPAQSISSVLISIQSLMTENPYHNEPGFEQERHPGDSKNYNECIRHETIRVAVCDMMEGKCPCPEPLRGVMEKSFLEYYDFYEVACKDRLHLQGQTMQDPFGEKRGHFDYQSLLMRLGLIRQKVLERLHNENAEMDSDSSSSGTETDLHGSLRV